A section of the Enterococcus montenegrensis genome encodes:
- a CDS encoding PTS sugar transporter subunit IIB, translating into MAKETIMLVCSAGMSTSLLVTKMEKAAEEKGIDADIFAVSASEADNILEEKNVDVLLLGPQVRFMKAQFEQKVAPKGIKLDVINMADYGMMNGEKVLAQAEKLMNEE; encoded by the coding sequence ATGGCAAAAGAAACAATTATGTTAGTTTGTTCAGCAGGGATGAGTACAAGTTTACTTGTGACCAAGATGGAAAAAGCAGCTGAAGAAAAAGGTATTGATGCCGACATCTTCGCAGTTTCAGCATCTGAAGCAGACAATATTTTGGAAGAAAAAAATGTTGATGTATTATTACTTGGCCCACAAGTTCGCTTTATGAAAGCGCAATTCGAACAAAAAGTTGCACCAAAAGGCATCAAATTAGATGTTATCAACATGGCGGATTACGGCATGATGAATGGTGAAAAAGTTTTGGCGCAAGCTGAAAAATTGATGAATGAAGAATAA
- a CDS encoding PTS lactose/cellobiose transporter subunit IIA, whose product MEEQQSLEAIMGLIMYGGNAKSDAMEAIQAAKKGDFELADKKIADAENSLTEAHHSQTNMLTQEAQGKHVAVTLLTVHSQDHLMTAIAVTDLAKEIIDVYRKMAKMEAEK is encoded by the coding sequence GTGGAAGAACAACAAAGCTTGGAAGCCATCATGGGTTTGATCATGTATGGTGGGAATGCCAAAAGTGATGCGATGGAAGCAATTCAAGCCGCTAAAAAAGGTGATTTTGAATTAGCAGATAAAAAAATCGCAGACGCGGAAAATTCTCTGACTGAAGCACATCATTCACAAACCAATATGTTAACCCAAGAAGCACAAGGCAAACATGTTGCTGTAACACTTTTGACTGTTCACAGTCAGGATCATTTAATGACTGCCATTGCTGTCACTGATTTAGCAAAAGAAATTATTGATGTTTATCGCAAAATGGCAAAAATGGAAGCCGAAAAATAG